The Listeria welshimeri serovar 6b str. SLCC5334 genome has a window encoding:
- a CDS encoding NUDIX hydrolase, with protein sequence MKPIYPAVKAVIVKDGQFLALKKRGVEGEVFELPGGRMNYGETHGEALFREVYEETKLQVQPFILYDTWEFFHEDYQITGVIYLVEMPEEGEIELSDEHEEYRFLPLEKESLNIIDVVFSSRMERWDFEAIKGFMKK encoded by the coding sequence ATGAAACCTATATATCCTGCTGTAAAAGCAGTTATCGTAAAAGATGGCCAATTTTTAGCACTCAAAAAAAGAGGCGTAGAAGGAGAAGTGTTTGAACTTCCAGGAGGGCGCATGAATTACGGCGAAACTCATGGAGAGGCCCTTTTTAGGGAGGTTTATGAAGAAACGAAGCTACAGGTCCAGCCGTTTATCCTATATGATACATGGGAATTTTTCCACGAAGACTACCAAATTACAGGAGTCATCTATTTAGTAGAAATGCCAGAAGAAGGAGAAATCGAATTATCCGATGAACATGAGGAATACCGTTTCTTACCACTAGAAAAAGAAAGCTTAAATATCATAGATGTAGTATTTTCTAGCCGGATGGAACGTTGGGATTTTGAAGCAATTAAAGGTTTTATGAAAAAATAG
- a CDS encoding NAD(P)H-hydrate dehydratase, with the protein MKKITPKAMCAWIPKREDETHKGDYGRVLIVAGNKQFGGAAIMAAEACVKSGAGLTTVASDSVNRPALQTRIPECMFIDYENITSLSDQISQFDTILIGPGLGLDAHAEEIFRLVLEKSTEHQQIIIDGDGITIYAKGEISHPASKLTFTPHLGEWERLKVLVPNAETMLDAAIALDATIVLKGHRTKVYSGETVWQNMYGTPAMATGGMGDTLAGTICGLMAQTEKPITGTLAAVFLHSYIGEILAKKRYVVLPTEIAEELPTYLKIFSETDEHA; encoded by the coding sequence GTGAAGAAGATTACACCGAAAGCAATGTGTGCATGGATTCCAAAACGAGAAGATGAAACACATAAGGGAGATTATGGACGCGTTTTAATTGTCGCTGGAAATAAGCAATTTGGCGGTGCTGCTATTATGGCTGCAGAAGCCTGTGTCAAAAGTGGTGCAGGTTTAACAACGGTTGCTTCTGATAGTGTTAACCGCCCCGCCCTTCAAACAAGAATTCCTGAATGTATGTTCATTGACTATGAAAATATCACTAGTTTAAGTGACCAAATAAGTCAATTTGATACCATTTTAATTGGTCCAGGTCTTGGGCTAGATGCTCATGCAGAAGAAATTTTTCGCTTGGTATTAGAAAAATCAACTGAACATCAGCAAATAATTATTGATGGTGATGGTATTACTATATATGCTAAGGGAGAAATTTCGCACCCCGCATCCAAGCTTACCTTTACACCACATTTGGGAGAATGGGAACGGCTTAAAGTTTTAGTACCTAATGCGGAAACAATGCTAGATGCCGCAATAGCTTTAGATGCAACAATAGTTCTCAAAGGCCACCGTACAAAAGTATATTCCGGTGAAACAGTTTGGCAAAATATGTATGGAACTCCTGCTATGGCAACAGGTGGTATGGGTGATACGCTGGCAGGAACGATTTGTGGGTTAATGGCACAAACAGAAAAACCAATTACAGGCACACTCGCTGCCGTTTTTCTTCATAGCTACATCGGAGAAATTTTAGCGAAAAAACGTTATGTTGTGTTACCAACTGAAATCGCCGAAGAACTACCAACATATTTAAAAATTTTTAGCGAAACAGACGAACACGCTTAA
- a CDS encoding phosphatase PAP2 family protein, translating to MKKTPFIISGFALLGFIFFMVGVMTGAGWIHSFDDYWNSIIRVGITDTKTTIISYLTDIGGVATVCILTVVVIASLVLKHKVDMAIWFGGIVLIGGALIPSIIKNIVQRPRPTYKLIEQGGFSFPSGHSTGSTVFYGMLAFFLILYVSHKWLRLLIGIFMLGLVLFIMYSRVYLGVHFPSDVVAGFFIGNAVLFSGIGCYFIWNEKLTLWTRKFKKA from the coding sequence ATGAAAAAAACACCATTTATAATTAGTGGATTTGCCCTCCTTGGATTTATTTTCTTTATGGTAGGGGTTATGACTGGAGCGGGTTGGATCCATAGTTTTGATGATTACTGGAATAGTATTATTCGTGTTGGAATTACAGATACAAAAACGACGATAATTTCCTACTTAACCGATATTGGTGGCGTGGCGACTGTTTGTATTTTAACTGTAGTTGTTATCGCTTCACTTGTGTTGAAGCATAAAGTTGATATGGCGATTTGGTTTGGCGGAATAGTCTTAATAGGTGGCGCACTTATTCCGTCTATTATTAAAAATATTGTTCAACGACCAAGACCAACATATAAATTAATTGAACAAGGAGGCTTTAGTTTTCCAAGTGGACATTCCACTGGATCCACGGTTTTTTATGGAATGCTAGCTTTCTTTTTAATTCTTTATGTTAGTCACAAGTGGCTCCGGTTGCTGATTGGGATTTTTATGCTAGGTCTTGTATTGTTTATTATGTATTCCCGCGTTTATTTAGGTGTTCATTTCCCAAGTGACGTTGTAGCAGGTTTCTTTATCGGAAATGCTGTCCTTTTCAGCGGAATAGGTTGTTACTTTATATGGAATGAAAAATTAACTTTATGGACTAGAAAATTTAAAAAAGCATAG
- a CDS encoding polysaccharide biosynthesis protein, with the protein MGSKLLRGTFILTLGTLISKVLGILYVIPFYAIIGGDEPALLYNFGYVPYQLFLSIATAGIPLAVAKYIAKYNAMEEYAVGRRLFKTGVYLMIFSGIVCFLAMYGLAPTLARMQQLEGGYSLADGIKVIRAVSFALLIIPVMSLLRGFFQGYNSMGPSAVSQVLEQVVRIVFLLAGTFIVMYVLDGSVVTAISIATFSAFVGAFASLLLLLWYFYKRKPGLDRMLLEDRGTVKISIPTLYKDIILSAIPFIIVGSATSLYQLIDQFTLGRVLEYIGTAPDLVNSFVAIINFDVQKLIMIPGTLAIAFSMALVPLVTGAYVRKEYAQVKRQLNDVFQILLFLTIPACFGIAMLARPLFTVFFAPSDNGTALLQLFAPIAILFSLFSVSAAVLQGIDEQRFTVLGLLLGLLAKSVLQMPLIMLFEAQGSIIATGIGYAVSCIFMLFIIKKYVRFSFKVILRRTVLFLVITALMGVLVIGLYLGLSNFISPNRKMSAFLLTMICGGSGAVFYGYMAFKLHLSDKLFGPRGTRLREKLRIR; encoded by the coding sequence ATGGGTTCAAAACTGCTCAGGGGAACATTTATTCTGACGCTTGGGACATTAATCTCCAAAGTGCTTGGAATATTATATGTGATTCCGTTTTATGCGATTATTGGAGGAGATGAACCAGCACTTCTATATAATTTCGGTTATGTACCGTATCAATTATTCTTAAGCATTGCAACTGCTGGGATCCCGCTTGCTGTTGCCAAATATATAGCGAAATATAATGCGATGGAAGAGTATGCAGTAGGGCGACGCTTATTTAAAACAGGTGTCTATTTAATGATTTTTTCGGGAATTGTTTGTTTCCTTGCAATGTATGGACTTGCTCCAACTCTTGCTCGGATGCAGCAATTAGAAGGCGGATATAGTTTGGCAGATGGAATAAAAGTTATTCGTGCGGTTAGTTTTGCCTTGCTGATCATACCAGTAATGAGTTTACTTCGTGGTTTTTTCCAAGGATATAACTCGATGGGACCATCTGCTGTATCCCAAGTTTTAGAACAAGTTGTACGTATTGTATTCTTGCTTGCTGGAACTTTTATCGTCATGTATGTCCTTGATGGAAGTGTAGTTACTGCAATTAGTATCGCTACGTTTTCAGCATTTGTGGGTGCTTTTGCGAGTTTGCTCTTATTGCTTTGGTATTTTTACAAACGAAAACCTGGACTGGACCGAATGCTTTTAGAAGATAGAGGAACGGTGAAAATCTCTATTCCAACTTTATATAAAGATATTATTCTTTCGGCAATTCCCTTTATTATAGTTGGATCGGCTACTTCGCTTTATCAATTAATTGACCAATTCACTTTAGGAAGAGTGCTAGAATACATTGGAACAGCACCTGATTTGGTTAATTCATTTGTCGCGATTATTAACTTTGATGTACAAAAATTAATTATGATTCCAGGGACATTAGCAATTGCATTTTCCATGGCACTTGTTCCACTTGTAACTGGTGCATATGTACGAAAAGAGTATGCGCAAGTGAAGCGCCAACTCAATGATGTCTTTCAAATTTTACTATTTTTAACGATTCCTGCTTGTTTCGGAATTGCGATGTTAGCTAGGCCATTGTTTACTGTGTTTTTTGCACCTAGCGATAATGGAACAGCACTTTTACAATTATTTGCACCAATAGCTATCTTATTCTCTTTATTTAGTGTTTCAGCCGCAGTTCTTCAAGGGATTGATGAACAACGTTTTACAGTACTTGGTTTATTACTAGGTTTACTAGCAAAATCTGTCCTGCAAATGCCACTTATAATGCTATTTGAAGCTCAAGGATCCATTATAGCTACTGGGATTGGTTATGCGGTTTCTTGTATCTTTATGTTATTTATTATTAAAAAATATGTTCGTTTCTCTTTTAAAGTTATTTTGCGGCGAACGGTGCTTTTCTTAGTAATCACAGCTCTGATGGGTGTTCTTGTAATAGGTCTATATTTGGGACTTTCCAATTTTATTAGTCCAAACCGAAAAATGTCAGCATTCCTTTTGACGATGATTTGTGGTGGAAGTGGCGCTGTTTTCTATGGTTATATGGCATTCAAACTACATTTATCTGATAAATTATTTGGCCCAAGAGGCACAAGATTACGTGAAAAATTAAGAATTCGCTAG
- a CDS encoding polysaccharide biosynthesis protein, which yields MSSKLMRGTAVLTAGTLLSKILGILYVIPFYWIAGGEEATILYQYGYVPYQIFLNIATAGVPLAVAKYISKYNSLNEYALSQRLYKSSTYLMIFTGIISFLIMYIFAPLLAGMQEVSGGTSIEDITTVIRAVSFALLIIPVMSLLRGYFQGFHSMGPSAVSQVIEQVARIVFLLASTYIVLHLIGGSLVTAMSLATFAAFVGAFFSLVCLIWYYRKRKPGIQKMIASSENKLQVSTLHLLKEISISAVPFIIVGMAMSLYQQIDLFTFARVLTYDGMSGKAAEDLLSIFNFSVQKIIMIPGTLALAFSMTLVPLVAASFHKGRIREVHHHLTAVFQVLLFLVVPACLGIAFLADPLYTIFYGYNADGSMLLSFFAPFAIFFSLFSVTAAILQGIDEQRYTVLSLLLGLLTKSVLQMPLILLFGAKGGALATGLGYIVSVIFTIFIIKKYANYSFKYIIRRLVLILGISFIMLLSVWIIYHGLILFLNPHARLTALIIVFVSAGVGAYVYAFLAAKAGLLNYILGDRMYKIRKKLHLI from the coding sequence ATGAGTTCAAAACTAATGCGAGGAACGGCTGTACTGACAGCAGGAACTTTGTTGTCGAAAATTTTAGGGATTTTATATGTGATTCCATTTTATTGGATTGCTGGCGGGGAAGAGGCAACTATTCTCTATCAATACGGTTATGTGCCGTATCAAATTTTCTTAAATATTGCAACGGCAGGAGTCCCTCTTGCTGTTGCCAAATATATATCTAAATATAATTCGTTAAATGAATATGCTTTAAGTCAAAGATTATATAAATCAAGTACCTATTTAATGATCTTTACTGGGATTATTAGTTTTTTGATTATGTATATTTTTGCACCATTACTAGCAGGAATGCAAGAAGTCAGTGGTGGGACGAGCATTGAGGATATTACGACGGTTATTCGTGCTGTAAGTTTTGCATTACTTATTATTCCGGTAATGAGCTTACTTCGCGGTTATTTTCAAGGGTTTCATTCGATGGGACCGTCTGCTGTATCCCAAGTAATTGAGCAAGTAGCTAGAATTGTCTTCTTACTTGCTAGTACGTATATTGTGCTTCACTTAATTGGAGGAAGTCTTGTAACGGCTATGAGCTTAGCAACGTTTGCGGCTTTTGTTGGTGCTTTTTTCAGTTTAGTATGCCTTATTTGGTATTATCGCAAACGAAAACCAGGTATTCAAAAAATGATTGCTAGCAGTGAGAATAAGCTGCAAGTTTCTACGCTGCATTTGTTGAAAGAAATATCCATTTCTGCTGTACCTTTTATTATTGTAGGAATGGCAATGTCGCTTTATCAACAAATTGATTTGTTCACATTTGCGCGAGTTTTAACGTATGATGGCATGTCAGGGAAAGCAGCAGAAGATTTACTTTCTATTTTCAACTTCTCGGTTCAAAAAATCATTATGATTCCGGGGACGTTAGCGTTGGCATTTTCGATGACACTGGTTCCTTTAGTAGCAGCTTCTTTTCATAAAGGACGTATTCGAGAAGTTCATCATCATTTAACGGCTGTGTTTCAAGTATTATTATTTTTAGTAGTACCTGCATGTTTAGGGATTGCATTTTTGGCAGATCCGCTTTATACCATTTTTTACGGGTATAATGCAGATGGTTCCATGTTACTTAGTTTTTTTGCGCCATTTGCCATTTTCTTTTCATTATTTAGTGTGACGGCGGCGATTCTTCAAGGAATTGACGAGCAACGTTATACGGTTCTAAGTTTACTGCTTGGATTATTAACGAAATCTGTATTACAAATGCCTTTAATCTTACTTTTTGGAGCAAAAGGTGGAGCTCTTGCAACAGGGCTTGGATATATAGTTTCTGTTATTTTCACTATTTTCATTATAAAAAAATACGCTAATTACTCATTTAAATATATTATCAGAAGACTAGTATTAATTCTTGGTATCAGTTTTATTATGCTTCTTAGTGTTTGGATTATCTATCACGGATTAATTTTATTTTTAAATCCGCATGCAAGATTAACAGCTTTAATTATTGTTTTTGTTTCTGCTGGTGTTGGAGCTTATGTGTATGCGTTTTTAGCTGCAAAAGCTGGTTTACTCAACTATATTTTAGGTGATCGGATGTATAAAATTCGTAAAAAACTGCATTTAATTTAA